The proteins below are encoded in one region of Casimicrobium huifangae:
- a CDS encoding AMP-binding protein, giving the protein MTTQMDRFVHDRMPAVADLPQMLYELPELQFPGKLNAVVELLDRHVAGGDGERVLLRDARGVLTYAQVLDRVNQTARVLIEDFGLVTGNRVLLRGGNSIDMAIGWLATVKAGLIAVATMPLLRARELTAVIQKGEIGFALCARPLMDELTAAQRDCPMLKTILSFDDLNARATGKSTDCPAAETDGDDVALMAFTSGTTGTPKAALHTHRDLLAACEAWPRHVLRATPGDIVVGSPPLAFTFGLGGLLVFPMWAGASVYFADGAYTPESMVETIRNVGATICYTAPTFYRRMAVFAERTRLPTLRICVSAGEALPDATRQLWKQASGIEMLDGIGATEMFHIFISSQPEDVRRGAIGKVVPGYRAQVVDESGQPLPPGAVGKLAVIGPTGCKYLDEPRQKKYVVNGWNYPGDSFMMDADGYFYYQARDDDMIITAGYNVAGPEVENCLALHEAVAECAVIGKADEERGMLVKAYVVLKDVAAASDATRVALQDFVKANLAPYKYPRQIEFVTSLPRTETGKLQRHRLREMERNALIASASATAQEAKQS; this is encoded by the coding sequence ATGACGACGCAGATGGACCGCTTCGTTCACGACCGCATGCCGGCAGTCGCCGACCTGCCGCAGATGCTCTACGAACTGCCCGAGCTGCAATTTCCCGGCAAGCTCAACGCCGTGGTGGAACTGCTTGATCGGCATGTCGCGGGCGGCGACGGCGAGCGAGTGCTGCTGCGCGACGCGCGCGGCGTGCTGACTTACGCGCAGGTGCTTGACCGCGTCAACCAGACGGCACGAGTGCTGATCGAAGATTTCGGTCTGGTCACAGGAAACCGCGTGCTGCTGCGCGGCGGCAACAGCATTGATATGGCGATTGGCTGGCTGGCCACAGTGAAGGCCGGGCTCATCGCCGTAGCGACCATGCCGCTGTTGCGCGCTCGTGAGTTGACAGCGGTGATCCAGAAAGGCGAGATCGGCTTCGCGCTTTGTGCGCGACCGCTAATGGATGAGTTGACCGCGGCGCAACGCGACTGCCCGATGTTGAAGACCATCCTGAGCTTTGATGACCTGAACGCTCGGGCTACTGGCAAAAGCACTGACTGCCCGGCCGCCGAGACCGATGGCGATGATGTCGCGCTGATGGCCTTCACCAGCGGCACCACGGGCACGCCCAAGGCGGCGCTGCACACCCACCGCGACCTGCTGGCTGCCTGCGAGGCCTGGCCACGACACGTGCTCCGTGCTACACCGGGCGACATCGTTGTCGGCTCGCCGCCGCTGGCGTTCACCTTCGGCCTCGGCGGCTTGCTGGTGTTTCCGATGTGGGCAGGCGCCAGTGTGTACTTCGCCGACGGCGCCTACACGCCGGAGTCGATGGTGGAGACCATTCGCAACGTGGGCGCCACCATCTGCTATACGGCGCCGACTTTCTACCGGCGCATGGCTGTGTTCGCGGAACGAACCAGACTGCCCACGCTGCGTATCTGCGTCAGTGCAGGCGAGGCACTGCCCGATGCCACACGGCAACTCTGGAAGCAGGCGAGCGGGATCGAGATGCTCGACGGCATCGGCGCCACCGAGATGTTCCACATCTTCATCTCCAGCCAGCCCGAGGACGTGCGCCGTGGTGCAATTGGCAAGGTCGTTCCCGGCTATCGTGCGCAGGTGGTCGACGAATCGGGGCAACCGCTGCCGCCTGGAGCCGTGGGCAAGCTCGCCGTGATTGGCCCGACCGGTTGTAAGTACCTCGATGAGCCCCGGCAGAAGAAATACGTCGTCAACGGCTGGAACTACCCCGGCGACTCGTTCATGATGGACGCCGACGGCTACTTCTACTATCAGGCCCGCGACGACGACATGATCATCACCGCGGGCTACAACGTGGCTGGCCCCGAGGTGGAGAATTGCCTTGCGCTGCACGAGGCGGTGGCTGAATGCGCAGTCATCGGCAAGGCCGATGAAGAGCGCGGCATGCTGGTCAAGGCCTATGTGGTGCTAAAGGATGTTGCTGCTGCCAGCGATGCCACGCGGGTAGCGCTGCAGGACTTCGTCAAGGCCAATCTCGCCCCTTACAAATACCCGCGCCAGATCGAATTTGTGACATCGCTGCCGCGCACCGAGACGGGCAAACTGCAGCGCCATCGCCTGCGCGAAATGGAACGCAACGCGTTGATCGCATCGGCATCCGCAACGGCACAGGAGGCAAAACAATCATGA
- a CDS encoding bifunctional salicylyl-CoA 5-hydroxylase/oxidoreductase has protein sequence MRILCIGGGPAGLYFALLMRLQDPAHVIRVVERNRPFDTFGWGVVFSDQTLGNLQLADPVTAQEISDAFNHWDDIDVHFKGRTVRTTGHGFCGIGRKRLLNILQARCQALGVELVFETDVTDDQTLAAEFGADLVIASDGLNSRIRTRYADTYQPDIDTRLCRFVWLGTKKTFDAFTFAFEKTEHGWFQAHAYRYDGETSTFIVETPEPVWKAHGIEQMEQAEAVAFCERLFAKYLDGHALMTNASHLRGSANWIRFPRVICKSWVHWNGDVPVVLMGDASHTAHFSIGSGTKLALEDAIELANSFKRHGNSDLRATLADYEAVRGVEVLKIQNAARNSMEWFENVERYTGMDAEQFTYSLLTRSQRISHENLRLRDGQWVGGYERWLGGGEAATLPMLLPLQARSLTLKNRIVVSPMAMYSAVEGVPQDFHLVHLGARALGGAALVFAEMTCVSPEGRITPGCPGLWTDEQALAWKRIVDFVHGSSDACIGMQIGHSGPKGSTQLGWQMSDEPLADDNWPLLAASAVPYGPHNQVPRAMTRDDMHHVTGQFVEAAMRAAMAGFDWLELHCAHGYLLSSFICPLTNHRGDEYGGSLENRCRYPLEVFRAVRAAWPEHLPMSVRISAHDWAPGGNTAEDAVAIARLFKGAGADFIDVSSGQTTRDAKPLYGRMYQTPFADRIRNEVGIRTIAVGAITDGDQANSIIAAGRADLCAVARPHLADPAWTLHEAAKLGDVGTSWPKQYLSGRDQLYRNLAKERAVAAAMAGLSAAEVAAKQLEQ, from the coding sequence ATGCGAATCCTGTGCATCGGTGGCGGACCGGCGGGCCTTTACTTCGCGCTGCTCATGAGGCTGCAGGACCCAGCGCACGTGATCCGCGTGGTCGAGCGCAACCGGCCGTTCGACACCTTTGGCTGGGGCGTGGTGTTCTCCGACCAGACCCTCGGCAATCTACAACTGGCCGATCCGGTTACGGCGCAAGAGATTAGCGACGCTTTCAATCACTGGGACGACATCGACGTTCACTTCAAGGGCCGCACCGTGCGCACCACCGGGCACGGCTTCTGTGGCATTGGCCGCAAGCGGCTGCTGAATATCCTGCAGGCCCGTTGTCAGGCGCTCGGGGTGGAGCTGGTGTTCGAGACCGACGTCACCGACGACCAGACGCTGGCAGCCGAGTTTGGCGCCGATCTGGTGATCGCGTCCGACGGGCTCAACAGCCGCATCCGCACCCGCTATGCCGACACCTACCAGCCGGATATCGACACCCGACTCTGCCGCTTTGTCTGGCTCGGCACCAAAAAGACGTTTGACGCCTTCACCTTCGCCTTCGAGAAGACCGAGCACGGCTGGTTTCAGGCACACGCCTACCGCTACGACGGCGAGACCTCCACCTTCATCGTGGAAACGCCGGAACCAGTGTGGAAGGCCCACGGCATTGAACAGATGGAGCAGGCCGAGGCCGTCGCGTTCTGCGAGCGACTGTTTGCAAAGTATCTCGATGGCCATGCACTGATGACCAACGCCAGCCATCTGCGCGGCTCGGCGAACTGGATCCGCTTCCCGCGCGTGATCTGCAAGTCCTGGGTGCACTGGAACGGCGACGTACCCGTGGTGTTGATGGGCGATGCCTCGCATACGGCGCATTTCTCCATCGGGTCCGGCACCAAGCTCGCGCTGGAGGACGCCATCGAGCTGGCCAATTCGTTCAAGCGGCACGGCAATAGCGACCTGCGGGCCACGCTGGCGGACTACGAGGCCGTCCGCGGCGTCGAGGTGCTGAAGATTCAGAACGCGGCGCGCAACTCGATGGAGTGGTTCGAAAACGTCGAACGCTACACCGGCATGGATGCCGAGCAGTTCACCTATTCACTGCTGACCCGCTCGCAGCGGATCAGCCACGAGAACCTGCGCTTGCGCGATGGCCAATGGGTTGGCGGATACGAGCGCTGGCTCGGTGGCGGCGAAGCGGCGACGCTGCCGATGCTGCTGCCATTGCAGGCGCGCAGTCTGACGCTCAAGAACCGCATCGTCGTGTCGCCGATGGCGATGTATTCGGCGGTCGAAGGCGTGCCGCAGGACTTTCATTTGGTTCATCTTGGCGCGCGGGCCCTCGGCGGCGCGGCGCTGGTGTTTGCCGAAATGACCTGTGTGTCGCCAGAAGGCCGCATCACCCCCGGCTGCCCCGGCCTTTGGACCGACGAGCAGGCGCTGGCCTGGAAGCGCATCGTGGACTTTGTGCATGGCTCCAGCGACGCCTGTATCGGCATGCAGATCGGTCACAGCGGGCCGAAAGGCTCAACGCAACTGGGCTGGCAGATGAGCGACGAACCGTTGGCCGATGACAACTGGCCATTGCTGGCGGCGAGTGCTGTGCCGTACGGCCCGCACAATCAGGTGCCCAGGGCGATGACGCGCGACGACATGCATCACGTTACCGGGCAGTTCGTCGAGGCGGCCATGCGCGCCGCGATGGCCGGTTTCGACTGGCTGGAGCTGCACTGCGCGCATGGCTATCTGCTCTCCAGCTTTATCTGCCCGCTGACGAACCATCGCGGCGACGAGTACGGCGGTAGTCTTGAAAACCGCTGTCGCTATCCGCTCGAGGTGTTCCGCGCGGTGCGTGCGGCGTGGCCCGAGCACCTGCCGATGAGCGTACGCATCTCGGCGCATGACTGGGCGCCGGGCGGCAACACGGCGGAAGACGCGGTGGCTATCGCCAGGCTGTTCAAGGGGGCCGGTGCTGATTTCATCGACGTGTCGTCGGGGCAGACCACGCGCGATGCCAAACCGTTGTACGGCCGCATGTACCAGACGCCATTTGCCGATCGCATCCGCAATGAGGTGGGTATCCGCACTATCGCCGTTGGAGCGATCACCGACGGCGATCAGGCCAACAGCATCATCGCGGCCGGGCGGGCTGACCTGTGCGCCGTCGCGCGCCCGCATCTGGCCGACCCGGCGTGGACGCTGCATGAGGCGGCAAAGCTTGGCGATGTCGGAACGTCCTGGCCGAAGCAGTATCTGAGTGGCCGTGACCAGCTCTACCGCAATCTGGCGAAGGAGCGCGCAGTTGCGGCGGCGATGGCCGGGCTGTCGGCAGCTGAAGTCGCTGCGAAGCAACTGGAGCAATGA
- a CDS encoding SDR family NAD(P)-dependent oxidoreductase → MSVTDVNQGSLAGRHAVVTGGSRGIGLAIAQALVEAGANATLMARDAVRLESAIAVLRTRATTQRLFAVAVDVADEASVNAAFAAARDANGAIDILVNNAGVAESAPFAKTSVDQFQRLMDINLKGVWLCTQAFAAGLPKDTAVEAPWRHVVNVASTAALKGYAYVAAYCAAKHGVLGLTRALALEWARRRVTVNAVCPGYTDTDIVAAAVANITAKTGRDADAARMELARSNPQAQLVTPEQVANAVLWLVSPGAESMNGQAISVSGGEI, encoded by the coding sequence ATGAGCGTGACGGACGTGAATCAAGGCTCGCTCGCCGGACGGCACGCTGTCGTCACCGGCGGCTCGCGCGGCATCGGTCTTGCGATTGCGCAGGCGCTGGTGGAAGCTGGCGCGAACGCCACGCTGATGGCGCGCGATGCAGTGCGACTTGAATCAGCGATCGCCGTATTGCGGACAAGAGCCACCACTCAGCGCTTGTTTGCGGTTGCCGTGGACGTTGCTGATGAAGCCTCAGTCAACGCTGCGTTTGCTGCGGCGCGAGATGCCAACGGGGCAATCGACATTCTGGTTAATAACGCGGGCGTAGCCGAGAGCGCACCGTTTGCGAAAACCTCGGTCGATCAATTTCAGCGGCTGATGGACATCAACCTCAAAGGCGTCTGGCTTTGTACACAGGCCTTCGCGGCCGGGTTGCCGAAAGACACCGCGGTAGAAGCACCGTGGCGCCATGTCGTTAATGTTGCCAGTACGGCCGCGCTGAAGGGGTATGCCTACGTCGCCGCCTACTGCGCCGCCAAGCACGGCGTGCTTGGTCTCACACGGGCGCTGGCGCTGGAATGGGCGCGACGGCGTGTGACGGTGAATGCCGTCTGCCCCGGCTACACCGACACCGACATCGTTGCCGCCGCCGTGGCCAACATCACCGCGAAGACCGGTCGCGATGCCGACGCTGCCCGGATGGAACTGGCGCGCAGCAATCCGCAGGCGCAACTGGTGACGCCGGAGCAGGTGGCCAATGCCGTGCTCTGGCTGGTGAGCCCCGGTGCGGAATCAATGAACGGCCAGGCTATCAGCGTCTCGGGCGGGGAGATTTGA
- a CDS encoding enoyl-CoA hydratase family protein, with the protein MRADNPMAPGFRPLADYQARHFHFAVRGEADQRVAEITLNRPERKNPLTFDSYAELRDLFRDLVYATDIKAVIVRGEGGNFCSGGDVHEIIGPLTKMSMPELLAFTRMTGDLVRAIRQCPQPVIAAIDGICAGAGAMVALASDFRLGTPSAKTAFLFTRVGLAGADMGACALLPRMIGQGRASELLFTGRAMTADEGMAWGFFNALHTSDALTGAAQSLAESLVSGPTFAHGMTKTMLNQEWSMTIEQAIEAEAQAQAICMQTQDFHRAYHAFAAKQKPVFEGN; encoded by the coding sequence ATGCGCGCCGACAACCCGATGGCACCTGGCTTCCGGCCGTTAGCCGACTATCAGGCCAGACACTTCCACTTCGCCGTTCGTGGTGAGGCAGACCAACGTGTCGCAGAGATCACCCTCAATCGCCCCGAGCGCAAGAACCCGCTGACGTTTGATTCGTATGCCGAGCTGCGCGACCTGTTCCGCGATCTGGTCTACGCGACTGACATCAAGGCGGTGATCGTACGCGGCGAGGGCGGCAATTTCTGCTCGGGTGGCGACGTGCACGAGATCATCGGGCCATTGACGAAGATGTCGATGCCCGAACTGCTCGCGTTCACACGCATGACCGGTGATCTGGTGCGAGCGATTCGCCAGTGCCCGCAGCCGGTGATCGCAGCGATCGACGGCATCTGCGCCGGGGCCGGTGCCATGGTCGCGCTGGCCAGCGATTTTCGTTTGGGCACGCCGAGTGCCAAGACAGCCTTCCTGTTCACTCGCGTCGGACTTGCGGGCGCCGATATGGGGGCGTGCGCGCTGCTGCCGCGCATGATCGGGCAGGGGCGGGCCTCGGAGCTGTTGTTCACCGGCCGCGCCATGACGGCAGACGAGGGGATGGCTTGGGGCTTCTTCAATGCTTTGCATACCTCAGATGCGCTGACTGGCGCCGCACAGTCGCTGGCGGAGTCGCTGGTCAGCGGCCCGACCTTTGCCCACGGCATGACCAAGACCATGCTCAATCAGGAATGGTCGATGACCATCGAGCAGGCGATTGAAGCCGAGGCGCAGGCACAAGCCATCTGCATGCAGACGCAGGACTTTCATCGCGCTTATCACGCCTTTGCGGCGAAGCAGAAGCCGGTGTTTGAGGGGAACTGA
- a CDS encoding MarR family winged helix-turn-helix transcriptional regulator yields MDLEARLHADHGDELRLWLRMLTCTQLIEQRVRTRLREQFETTLPRFDLMAQLERVPEGLKMNELSRRLMVTGGNVTGITDQLEAEGMVQRVPVEGDRRALLIRLTPTGRKAFADMAHEHESWIADALGGLSPREVDTLYKLLGKVKQHLNQPHTETTTETA; encoded by the coding sequence ATGGATCTGGAAGCAAGACTGCATGCCGACCACGGCGACGAACTGCGCCTGTGGCTGCGTATGCTGACCTGCACGCAACTCATCGAGCAGCGCGTGCGCACGCGGCTGCGCGAGCAGTTCGAAACCACGCTGCCACGCTTCGACCTGATGGCGCAGCTTGAGCGCGTACCGGAAGGGCTCAAGATGAACGAGCTGTCACGTCGTCTGATGGTGACGGGCGGAAACGTCACCGGCATCACTGACCAGCTGGAAGCCGAAGGCATGGTGCAGCGGGTGCCGGTTGAAGGGGATCGTCGTGCGCTGCTGATCCGTCTGACGCCGACTGGCCGCAAGGCTTTCGCCGACATGGCGCACGAACACGAGAGCTGGATTGCCGACGCACTGGGCGGCTTGAGCCCGCGCGAAGTGGATACCCTCTACAAACTGCTTGGCAAGGTCAAGCAGCATCTCAATCAACCGCACACCGAAACCACGACGGAGACCGCCTGA
- the mscL gene encoding large conductance mechanosensitive channel protein MscL has protein sequence MSMMEEFKTFALKGNVMDLAVGVIIGGAFGKIVDSAVGDLIMPIVGKIFGGLDFSSMLIVLGDNPNKLTALADLKKAGIATFAYGNFITVLINFIILAWIIFLMVKAMNKMKKEEPAAPAAPAPTPEDVLLLREIRDSLKK, from the coding sequence ATGTCGATGATGGAAGAGTTCAAAACCTTTGCCCTGAAAGGCAATGTGATGGATCTGGCCGTGGGCGTCATCATTGGCGGCGCCTTTGGCAAGATCGTCGATTCGGCTGTAGGTGATCTGATCATGCCGATCGTCGGCAAAATCTTCGGCGGCCTCGATTTCTCCAGCATGCTGATCGTGCTCGGCGACAACCCGAACAAGCTGACCGCGCTGGCTGATCTCAAGAAAGCTGGCATCGCCACCTTTGCGTACGGCAACTTCATTACCGTGCTGATCAACTTCATTATCCTGGCCTGGATCATCTTCCTGATGGTCAAGGCCATGAACAAGATGAAGAAGGAAGAACCAGCTGCCCCGGCCGCGCCGGCGCCGACACCCGAAGACGTGCTGCTGCTGCGCGAGATCCGCGACAGCCTCAAGAAATAG
- a CDS encoding acyl-CoA dehydrogenase family protein, which produces MRPDQSHLLLPFFYDVHRQLGVDVAAWASATAPRIDESDDRAACRTWVKALGDAGFLRWCVPSAYGGALAALDSRALVVLRETLAFYSPLADFAFAMQGLGSGAITLAGTDAQKQGYLGAVAQGRKIAAFALSEPGAGSDVGALATTAVKTADGWVLNGEKTWISNGGIADFYCVFAKTEPDAGTRGISAFIVDASAAGLDDSRHIPVMAPHPLATVMLRDCVVPDTALLGPLNGGFKLAMQTLDIFRASVAGAALGFARRALVEATQHAQQRRMFGHTLADFQLTQAKLGQMAADVDAGALLTYRAAWLRDDAVRRGSNARVTAEPAMAKMTATENAQRVIDAALQMHGGLGVMVGSKVESLYRDIRSLRIYEGATEVQQLIIGKHVLSTLSAVGQ; this is translated from the coding sequence ATGCGTCCAGACCAGTCTCATTTGTTACTGCCATTCTTCTATGATGTCCATCGCCAGCTCGGTGTGGACGTCGCTGCCTGGGCATCAGCCACCGCACCACGAATCGACGAGAGCGATGACCGGGCGGCTTGTCGGACGTGGGTGAAGGCGCTCGGCGACGCCGGCTTCCTGCGCTGGTGCGTGCCGTCGGCGTACGGTGGTGCACTGGCGGCGCTTGATTCGCGCGCGCTAGTGGTGCTGCGCGAAACGCTCGCCTTTTATTCGCCGCTTGCGGACTTTGCCTTCGCGATGCAGGGCCTCGGCAGCGGCGCAATCACGCTGGCCGGAACGGACGCCCAGAAACAGGGCTATCTCGGTGCGGTCGCCCAAGGCCGGAAAATCGCCGCCTTCGCACTTTCGGAGCCAGGCGCCGGCTCGGATGTCGGCGCGCTCGCGACCACCGCCGTGAAGACAGCTGATGGCTGGGTGCTCAATGGCGAGAAGACCTGGATCAGTAACGGTGGCATCGCGGACTTTTACTGTGTGTTTGCCAAGACCGAGCCGGACGCCGGGACGCGCGGCATCAGCGCGTTCATTGTTGATGCCAGCGCTGCGGGCCTTGACGATAGTCGGCACATTCCGGTGATGGCACCACATCCACTCGCAACGGTCATGTTGCGCGATTGCGTCGTGCCCGATACCGCACTGCTGGGGCCGCTCAACGGCGGCTTCAAGCTGGCGATGCAGACGCTCGACATCTTCCGCGCGTCGGTTGCGGGCGCTGCGCTGGGCTTTGCCCGCCGTGCGCTGGTGGAGGCGACGCAGCACGCACAGCAGCGGCGCATGTTCGGCCACACGCTGGCGGATTTTCAGTTGACCCAGGCGAAGCTCGGTCAGATGGCCGCTGATGTAGATGCCGGTGCCTTGCTGACTTATCGCGCTGCCTGGCTGCGCGACGACGCGGTGCGGCGTGGCAGCAACGCGCGCGTCACCGCCGAGCCCGCGATGGCCAAGATGACAGCCACCGAGAACGCGCAACGGGTGATCGATGCCGCGCTGCAAATGCACGGTGGCCTGGGCGTCATGGTGGGCAGCAAAGTTGAATCGCTGTATCGAGACATTCGCTCGCTGCGCATCTATGAAGGCGCCACCGAGGTGCAGCAGTTGATCATCGGCAAGCATGTGTTGTCGACGCTCAGTGCGGTCGGGCAATAG
- a CDS encoding ABC transporter substrate-binding protein gives MVKVLCAAVAAALAASAAHAQLKVGLTLSLTGPAASLGIPEKNTVDLMPKKIGGLDVTYVVLDDASDTTKAVTNTKKLITEDKVDVIVGSTTTPNAMAMIDVVAEGETPNISLGGSARIVDIANPKTRWVFKVSQHDSLMADAIAVHAKAAGIKTMGFIGYNDAYGEGWLVEMKRSAETAGIKLDPIERFNRTDASTTGQTLKLISAKPDAILIVGSGTPAATPHKELVARGYKGRLYQTHGVGNSDFLRVVGKDGNGAFLPAGPMLAYEQLPDSNPIKKVAKDYITQYEAKFGPRTTFGGHAWDSYLVLDKAVPVALKSGAKPGTKEFRAALRNALENTKEVVGVHGVFNMSATEHNGLDNRGRTMFMIKDGKWALATK, from the coding sequence ATGGTCAAGGTACTTTGCGCTGCGGTAGCGGCCGCGCTCGCTGCATCGGCAGCACACGCACAACTCAAGGTCGGCCTGACGCTGTCGCTGACCGGTCCGGCGGCCTCGCTGGGCATCCCTGAGAAAAACACGGTTGACCTGATGCCGAAGAAGATCGGCGGACTCGACGTCACCTACGTCGTGCTCGACGATGCATCGGACACTACCAAAGCGGTGACCAACACCAAGAAGCTGATCACCGAAGACAAGGTGGACGTGATCGTTGGTTCGACCACCACGCCGAACGCCATGGCGATGATCGACGTCGTTGCTGAGGGTGAAACCCCGAACATTTCGCTTGGCGGCTCGGCGCGCATCGTCGACATCGCCAATCCGAAGACCAGGTGGGTGTTCAAGGTTTCGCAGCATGACTCGCTGATGGCCGACGCTATCGCGGTTCACGCCAAAGCGGCCGGCATCAAGACGATGGGCTTCATTGGCTACAACGACGCCTACGGCGAGGGCTGGCTGGTTGAAATGAAGCGTTCGGCAGAAACGGCCGGTATCAAGCTTGATCCGATCGAGCGCTTTAACCGTACTGATGCCAGCACCACTGGCCAGACGCTCAAACTGATCTCGGCCAAGCCTGATGCCATTCTGATCGTCGGCTCCGGCACGCCGGCTGCCACGCCGCATAAAGAGCTGGTCGCGCGCGGCTACAAGGGCCGTCTGTATCAGACGCACGGCGTCGGCAACTCGGACTTCCTGCGCGTCGTCGGCAAGGACGGCAACGGCGCCTTCCTGCCTGCCGGCCCGATGCTCGCTTATGAGCAACTGCCGGACAGCAACCCGATCAAGAAAGTCGCCAAGGACTACATCACGCAGTACGAAGCCAAGTTCGGTCCGCGCACGACCTTCGGCGGCCACGCCTGGGACTCGTACCTCGTGCTCGACAAGGCGGTTCCGGTCGCGCTCAAGTCTGGCGCCAAGCCTGGCACCAAGGAGTTCCGCGCCGCACTGCGCAATGCGCTGGAGAACACCAAGGAAGTGGTCGGCGTGCACGGCGTGTTCAACATGTCCGCGACCGAACACAACGGCCTCGATAACCGTGGCCGCACGATGTTCATGATCAAGGACGGCAAGTGGGCGCTGGCGACGAAGTAA
- a CDS encoding P-II family nitrogen regulator, whose amino-acid sequence MKKIEAIIKPFKLDEVREGLAEAGITGLTVTEVKGFGRQRGHTELYRGAEYVVDFLPKTKVELIVGDQDVERVVEAIIKAARTGKIGDGKIFVSAVEQVVRIRTGETGDSAI is encoded by the coding sequence ATGAAAAAGATTGAAGCAATCATCAAACCGTTCAAGCTCGACGAGGTGCGTGAGGGCCTGGCCGAGGCAGGCATTACCGGCCTGACGGTTACTGAGGTCAAGGGCTTCGGGCGTCAACGCGGCCACACCGAGCTGTACCGCGGTGCGGAATACGTGGTGGACTTTCTGCCCAAGACCAAGGTTGAGCTGATCGTGGGTGACCAGGACGTGGAGCGGGTGGTCGAGGCCATCATCAAGGCTGCGCGCACCGGCAAGATCGGCGATGGCAAGATTTTCGTGTCGGCAGTGGAGCAGGTGGTCCGCATCCGCACGGGAGAAACCGGGGATTCCGCTATCTAG
- a CDS encoding RidA family protein yields the protein MKFLQPPDWLPPKGYANGIAARGTMIFVGGQIGWNGQQQFETDDFIAQTAQALRNILAVLQAGGAGAEHMVRMTWYIIDRDEYVARLKELGAVYREVMGRNFPAMSCVEVSRLVEARAKVEIEVTAVLPDAIKA from the coding sequence ATGAAATTCCTGCAACCGCCCGACTGGCTGCCGCCGAAGGGGTACGCCAACGGCATCGCCGCGCGTGGCACGATGATTTTTGTTGGCGGCCAGATTGGCTGGAATGGCCAGCAGCAGTTCGAAACCGACGATTTCATCGCGCAGACCGCGCAGGCGCTGCGCAACATCCTCGCCGTCCTCCAAGCCGGCGGCGCAGGAGCCGAGCACATGGTGCGCATGACCTGGTACATCATTGATCGTGACGAATACGTTGCCCGGCTCAAGGAACTGGGCGCGGTGTACCGCGAGGTCATGGGCCGCAATTTTCCGGCCATGAGCTGCGTCGAGGTCTCTCGTCTGGTCGAGGCGCGAGCCAAGGTGGAAATAGAGGTGACGGCGGTGCTGCCGGACGCCATCAAGGCCTGA